In one Antennarius striatus isolate MH-2024 chromosome 15, ASM4005453v1, whole genome shotgun sequence genomic region, the following are encoded:
- the tbc1d13 gene encoding TBC1 domain family member 13 isoform X1 yields MSTAYRNRIQEFKVSLSEQSINLKTLRELCFNGIPFEGGIRALCWKILLNYLPPDQTLWESFLKKQREGYSQFLKEMIIQPGIAKANLGLSREDVTMEDHPLNPNPDSRWNTYFKDNEILLQIDKDVRRLYPDMAFFQRPTEYPCQLILDPQNDYETLRRRVEQTTLKAQTVNRNRSGVTNVSSPGKALNLYPSNEYEVLPSGSEAHWEVVERILFIYAKLNPGIAYVQGMNEIVGPIYYTFATDPNCKWKEHAEADTFFCFTNLMSENRDNFIKSLDDSQCGITFKMESVYSMLKDKDLVLYLKLEEQNIKPQYFTFRWLTLLLSQEFLLPDVIRIWDTLFSDQDRFHFLILVCCAMLILIREDLLAGDFTVNMRLLQDYPISDVHTILTKAKELQENS; encoded by the exons ATGTCTACTGCCTACAGGAACAG GATACAAGAATTCAAAGTCAGTTTAAGTGAACAGAGCATTAACCTGAAGACTCTGAGGGAGTTGTGCTTCAATG GAATCCCTTTTGAAGGAGGCATAAGAGCACTTTGCTGGAAA ATCTTACTCAATTACCTTCCTCCCGATCAGACATTATGGGAGTCTTTTCTCAAAAAGCAGAG GGAGGGGTATTCTCAGTTCCTGAAAGAAATGATCATCCAGCCTGGAATTGCCAAGGCCAATTTAGGCCTTTCCAGGGAAGATGTGACAATGGAGGACCAC cctCTGAACCCAAACCCAGATAGCAGGTGGAATACCTATTTTAAAGATAATGAAATTCTTCTACAAATTGACAAGGATGTAAG GCGGCTGTATCCAGACATGGCGTTTTTTCAGCGTCCTACAGAATACCCTTGTCAACTTATCTTGGATCCTCAGAATGATTATGAGACCCTTCGTCGGCGTGTCGAGCAAACCACCCTGAAAGCACAAACTGTAAATCGCAACCGCAGCGGAGTCACTAAT GTCAGCTCACCTGGAAAAGCTCTAAACCTGTATCCATCTAATGAGTATGAAGTGCTGCCCAGTGGGAGTGAAGCACACTGGGAGGTGGTGGAGCGGATCCTCTTCATCTATGCCAAACTCAACCCGGGCATTGCCTACGTGCAGGGGATGAATGAAATTGTTGGACCAATCTACTACACCTTTGCTACAGACCCCAACTGCAAGTGGAAAG AGCACGCTGAAGCAGATACGTTCTTCTGTTTCACCAACCTGATGTCAGAGAACAGAGACAACTTCATCAAGAGCCTCGATGACTCTCAGTGTGGCATCACATTCAAGATGGAAAGTGTGTATTCAATGCTCAAGGACAAAGACCTGGTGCTCTATCTTAAACTG GAAGAGCAGAACATCAAACCTCAGTATTTCACCTTTCGCTGGCTGACCTTGTTGCTGTCGCAGGAGTTCCTCCTGCCAGACGTCATCCGGATCTGGGACACCCTGTTTTCTGATCAGGATCGATTCCACTTCCTCATCCTGGTCTGCTGCGCCATGCTCAT ACTCATCCGGGAGGACCTACTGGCAGGAGACTTCACGGTGAATATGAGATTACTGCAG GACTACCCCATCTCAGATGTTCACACCATTCTGACCAAGGCCAAGGAGCTGCAGGAAAACTCCTAA
- the lmnb1 gene encoding lamin-B1, producing the protein MAAATPTGQRSTCGGGTPLSPTRISRLQEKQQLRDLNDRLAVYIDKVRNLESENDVLLLQISESEEVRTREVSGLKALYETELADARRSLDDSSKERARLQMELGRLQAEHEQLQHSYTKKVSEAAGAQARLKDFEAQLNSKEATLVTALSENRALDATLADLQQQLQQMEAGLVQAKKHLGDEMLLRIDLENCCQSLTEELDFRKSLHEEEVKEARHRFDSQLVEIDSGRKEEYDYKLTEALADMRAQNEEQIRIYKDNIESTYVAKLDDLQHLSEMNSASANMAREELKESSLRMESLGAQLAALQKESRNWRDRIAELEAALTQEKDSTRKLLMDKDREMAEIQAKMQQQLNEYEQLLDVKLALDMEINAYRKLLEGEEERLNLSPSPSSRVTVSRASSSSHSLRTTQGKRKRVDVEEEEASSSVSIAHSASATGPVCIDEIDNDGKFIRLHNSGHVDQAMVGYELIKRVGGADTTFKFTPKYVLKADHKVTVWASDAGVSAKPPTDLVWKNQSSWGSMEDITVMLLNPQGEEVAKRATTYKTSEEEQSEEEDEGVVDASEVDMLHQQDDRHTGKRGCSIM; encoded by the exons ATGGCGGCCGCTACTCCCACCGGCCAGAGGAGCACGTGCGGCGGCGGGACGCCGCTGAGCCCCACCAGGATCTCCCGGCtgcaggagaagcagcagctgcgGGATCTCAACGACCGGCTGGCCGTCTACATCGACAAGGTCCGGAACCTGGAGTCCGAGAACGACGTCCTCCTGTTGCAGATCAGCGAGTCGGAGGAGGTCCGGACCCGGGAGGTGTCGGGCCTCAAAGCCCTGTACGAGACGGAGCTGGCCGACGCCCGCAGGAGTCTGGACGACTCCTCCAAGGAGCGGGCCCGGCTCCAGATGGAGCTTGGGAGGCTCCAGGCCGAGCATGAGCAGCTGCAGCACAG CTACACCAAGAAGGTTTCTGAGGCGGCTGGAGCCCAGGCCAGGCTGAAGGACTTCGAGGCTCAGCTGAACTCCAAAGAGGCCACGCTGGTCACAGCTCTGTCTGAGAATAGAGCCCTGGATGCCACGCTGGctgacctgcagcagcagctgcagcag ATGGAGGCTGGTCTCGTGCAGGCCAAGAAGCACCTTGGAGATGAGATGCTCCTCAGGATCGACTTGGAAAACTGCTGCCAGAGTCTGACAGAGGAACTGGATTTCCGCAAGAGCCTCCATGAGGAG gaagtgaaggaggCGCGGCACCGGTTCGATTCCCAGCTGGTGGAGATCGACTCTGGGCGGAAGGAGGAGTACGACTACAAGCTGACGGAGGCCTTGGCTGACATGAGGGCTCAGAACGAGGAGCAGATCCGCATCTACAAAGACAACATAGAGAGCACCTACGTGGCCAaa ctTGACGACCTGCAGCACCTGTCTGAGATGAACAGCGCCTCAGCCAACATGGCCagagaggagctgaaggagtccAGCCTGAGGATGGAGAGCCTTGGTGCTCAGCTGGCGGCGCTGCAGAAGGAG agTCGTAACTGGCGTGACCGAATAGCGGAGCTGGAAGCAGCGTTGACCCAGGAGAAGGACTCGACCCGCAAGCTGCTGATGGACAAAGACCGCGAGATGGCCGAGATCCAGGCCaagatgcagcagcagctgaacgAGTACGAGCAGCTGCTGGATGTGAAGCTGGCTCTGGACATGGAGATCAACGCCTACCGCAAGCTCctagagggagaggaggaaag ACTGAACCTGTCTCCCAGTCCATCGAGTCGCGTCACCGTCTCTCGAGCCTCATCGAGTAGCCACAGCTTGAGAACCACTCAGGGGAAGAGGAAGCGCGTCgacgtggaggaagaggaggccagcAGCTCAGTGTCCATCGCTCACTCTGCCTCCGCCACCGGACCCGTTTGCATCGATGAAATCGACAATGATGGCAAGTTCATCCGTCTCCACAACAGTGGACATGTG GACCAGGCCATGGTGGGGTACGAGCTCATCAAGAGGGTCGGGGGTGCCGACACCACTTTTAAGTTCACGCCCAAGTATGTTCTGAAGGCTGATCACAAGGTGACG GTTTGGGCATCCGATGCTGGTGTGAGCGCCAAACCCCCCACAGACCTGGTCTGGAAGAACCAGTCCTCGTGGGGCTCGATGGAGGACATCACAGTGATGCTACTGAACCCCCAGGGAGAG GAGGTCGCGAAGAGGGCCACGACATACAAGACATCAGAAGAAGAGCagtctgaggaagaggatgaaggtgtTGTGGATGCCTCTGAGGTGGACATGCTCCACCAGCAG
- the tbc1d13 gene encoding TBC1 domain family member 13 isoform X2 — MIIQPGIAKANLGLSREDVTMEDHPLNPNPDSRWNTYFKDNEILLQIDKDVRRLYPDMAFFQRPTEYPCQLILDPQNDYETLRRRVEQTTLKAQTVNRNRSGVTNVSSPGKALNLYPSNEYEVLPSGSEAHWEVVERILFIYAKLNPGIAYVQGMNEIVGPIYYTFATDPNCKWKEHAEADTFFCFTNLMSENRDNFIKSLDDSQCGITFKMESVYSMLKDKDLVLYLKLEEQNIKPQYFTFRWLTLLLSQEFLLPDVIRIWDTLFSDQDRFHFLILVCCAMLILIREDLLAGDFTVNMRLLQDYPISDVHTILTKAKELQENS, encoded by the exons ATGATCATCCAGCCTGGAATTGCCAAGGCCAATTTAGGCCTTTCCAGGGAAGATGTGACAATGGAGGACCAC cctCTGAACCCAAACCCAGATAGCAGGTGGAATACCTATTTTAAAGATAATGAAATTCTTCTACAAATTGACAAGGATGTAAG GCGGCTGTATCCAGACATGGCGTTTTTTCAGCGTCCTACAGAATACCCTTGTCAACTTATCTTGGATCCTCAGAATGATTATGAGACCCTTCGTCGGCGTGTCGAGCAAACCACCCTGAAAGCACAAACTGTAAATCGCAACCGCAGCGGAGTCACTAAT GTCAGCTCACCTGGAAAAGCTCTAAACCTGTATCCATCTAATGAGTATGAAGTGCTGCCCAGTGGGAGTGAAGCACACTGGGAGGTGGTGGAGCGGATCCTCTTCATCTATGCCAAACTCAACCCGGGCATTGCCTACGTGCAGGGGATGAATGAAATTGTTGGACCAATCTACTACACCTTTGCTACAGACCCCAACTGCAAGTGGAAAG AGCACGCTGAAGCAGATACGTTCTTCTGTTTCACCAACCTGATGTCAGAGAACAGAGACAACTTCATCAAGAGCCTCGATGACTCTCAGTGTGGCATCACATTCAAGATGGAAAGTGTGTATTCAATGCTCAAGGACAAAGACCTGGTGCTCTATCTTAAACTG GAAGAGCAGAACATCAAACCTCAGTATTTCACCTTTCGCTGGCTGACCTTGTTGCTGTCGCAGGAGTTCCTCCTGCCAGACGTCATCCGGATCTGGGACACCCTGTTTTCTGATCAGGATCGATTCCACTTCCTCATCCTGGTCTGCTGCGCCATGCTCAT ACTCATCCGGGAGGACCTACTGGCAGGAGACTTCACGGTGAATATGAGATTACTGCAG GACTACCCCATCTCAGATGTTCACACCATTCTGACCAAGGCCAAGGAGCTGCAGGAAAACTCCTAA